A genomic segment from Salvia splendens isolate huo1 chromosome 13, SspV2, whole genome shotgun sequence encodes:
- the LOC121760089 gene encoding transcription factor MYB44-like — translation MAARSESDRIKGPWSPEDDELLQKLVEKHGPRNWTLISKSIPGRSGKSCRLRWCNQLSPQVEHRAFTPEEDETIVRAHARFGNKWATIARLLSGRTDNAIKNHWNSTLKRKCVSMSEEFNDFDPEARPPLKRSASLGPGSNPSASGFFFNPGSPDGSDVSDSGNFMCRSIPRPDPVTSLSLSLPGSDPSPSPDLRSVSEIDPQIVAAPSIKPVPVVNLPPPPPPPPAFVQNRQFGPAAEKQFFSAEFLAVMQEMVRTEVRNYMAGAEEKGLCMQSEAIRNAVVKRMGISKID, via the coding sequence ATGGCGGCGAGAAGCGAATCGGATCGGATAAAGGGGCCATGGAGCCCGGAGGACGACGAGCTGCTCCAGAAGCTGGTGGAGAAGCACGGCCCGCGGAACTGGACGCTGATCAGCAAATCGATCCCCGGCCGATCGGGGAAATCGTGCCGGCTGCGGTGGTGCAACCAGCTCTCGCCGCAGGTGGAGCACCGCGCCTTCACGCCGGAGGAGGACGAGACGATCGTGCGCGCCCACGCGCGGTTCGGCAACAAGTGGGCCACCATAGCCCGCCTCCTCTCGGGCCGGACCGACAACGCCATCAAAAACCATTGGAACTCGACGCTCAAGCGCAAGTGCGTCTCCATGTCGGAGGAGTTCAACGACTTCGATCCCGAGGCCCGCCCGCCGCTCAAGCGATCGGCCAGCCTCGGGCCGGGCTCGAACCCTTCCGCTTCGGGCTTCTTTTTCAACCCGGGCAGCCCTGACGGGTCGGATGTCAGCGATTCGGGCAATTTTATGTGCCGGTCTATTCCCCGACCCGACCCGGTCACTTCGCTTAGCCTCTCGCTACCCGGATCCGACCCGAGCCCGAGTCCTGATTTGAGATCGGTTTCGGAAATTGACCCCCAAATTGTGGCGGCTCCTTCGATTAAACCGGTTCCGGTGGTTAATCtgcctcctccgcctcctccgccgccggcgTTTGTGCAGAATCGCCAATTTGGCCCTGCGGCAGAGAAGCAGTTTTTCAGCGCGGAATTTTTGGCGGTGATGCAGGAGATGGTGAGGACGGAGGTGAGGAATTATATGGCGGGAGCGGAGGAGAAGGGTTTGTGTATGCAGAGCGAGGCGATTAGGAATGCGGTGGTGAAGCGGATGGGAATTAGCaagattgattga